The Effusibacillus lacus genome segment CATGATCGACCCTTATTATCTGGTGCCGCGCGGCGGTCATTTGTACCTGATTGGCTATTGCCACGAACGGGAGGATCTGCGGACTTTCCGCTTGAACCGGTTCCAATCGGTCGAGTTAACCCACAAAAAGTTCTACATTGAGGATGGCTTTGATATTGATGCCTATCTGGCCAATTTGTGGGGCATCACGGCGAGTTCGAAGGAAGTAACGTTCAAGGTCCGGTTCTCGAA includes the following:
- a CDS encoding helix-turn-helix transcriptional regulator, translating into MIDPYYLVPRGGHLYLIGYCHEREDLRTFRLNRFQSVELTHKKFYIEDGFDIDAYLANLWGITASSKEVTFKVRFSKKVARYIKEERYESRPDFVDQEDGSLLLIVTTRGADEFLRWMKQFGKDAELLEPVEYRTRMLDEIREMERRYRQKN